The Streptomyces asiaticus genome contains a region encoding:
- a CDS encoding SMI1/KNR4 family protein: protein MTDDITRMAEAWARVEAWLCEYAPASAALLRSPAGEEEIAALEEEIGLRLPPVLRAWYRLHDGAIGSWPEDAIEEWAVAGWLPMHRTWLRLEEVKRLYLTQVQDWEREPGLIPIACNPGDGWYGLYLDAREGEPTYGNLGTWAVDQESEPLPGGTDGWPLADWLEATAAALEERRCLRMPDGTENIHETPVLNRGGLDWVHARTGVEDGMRRLTDL, encoded by the coding sequence ATGACCGACGACATAACGCGGATGGCGGAAGCGTGGGCTCGCGTCGAGGCGTGGCTGTGTGAGTATGCTCCGGCCTCGGCCGCCCTACTGCGGTCTCCCGCTGGCGAGGAGGAGATTGCTGCTCTGGAGGAAGAGATTGGGCTGCGCCTGCCGCCCGTGCTGCGCGCCTGGTACCGGCTCCACGACGGTGCGATCGGTTCCTGGCCCGAGGACGCCATTGAAGAGTGGGCGGTGGCTGGCTGGCTCCCGATGCACCGGACGTGGCTAAGGCTTGAGGAGGTCAAGCGCCTGTACCTGACGCAGGTCCAGGACTGGGAGCGCGAGCCCGGTCTGATCCCGATTGCCTGCAACCCCGGCGACGGCTGGTACGGCCTGTATCTCGACGCCCGTGAAGGCGAGCCCACATATGGGAACCTCGGCACCTGGGCGGTCGATCAGGAGAGCGAGCCCCTGCCAGGCGGCACCGATGGCTGGCCGCTTGCGGACTGGCTGGAGGCCACTGCCGCGGCCCTGGAGGAACGCCGCTGTCTGCGGATGCCGGATGGCACCGAGAACATCCATGAGACGCCGGTGTTGAACCGGGGCGGACTGGACTGGGTCCACGCCCGTACCGGCGTCGAGGACGGCATGCGGCGCCTTACGGACCTGTAG
- a CDS encoding ParA family protein, translating into MAYPASAGDREKVVSKLPGWLRQDLKVRAAQLGTEIQSAVTQGIAYWCDLASTPPNVDTSGADSFSTWLPQGQWETFKTTASDRKVSITQALAQAVQLWLQKHPAPTVQRPEIPRRIITCNQKGGVGKTAVAAGTGEAMAEDSNALYPVRISKHFAAALLKESAGDTSDSGSDPLAIEDRPGLGLRVLLVDFDPQCHLTQQLGHTPLPMDGDSLTKHMGGEPAGKLRDLIVPIEGDQFGDRLHLLPSCNDAFLLDVKLAGVRAREAALERALAPIEADFDVIIVDCPPSLGLSMDAAVYYGRRRENEPPGSSGALVVVQAEDSSADAYTLLTTQIEDLGTDLSLDIDYLGIVVNHYDARRGYIATSSLEAWMDIRDPRVVGVIGDLKEQKEAVRVKRPLLAYSPKCDQAVGMRALAREIS; encoded by the coding sequence ATGGCTTATCCCGCTTCCGCTGGCGACCGCGAGAAGGTCGTCTCCAAACTCCCCGGGTGGCTCCGCCAGGACCTCAAAGTCCGTGCAGCCCAACTCGGCACCGAGATCCAGAGCGCAGTGACGCAAGGCATCGCCTACTGGTGCGACCTCGCGTCGACCCCGCCCAATGTCGACACATCCGGCGCCGACTCGTTCTCCACCTGGCTCCCCCAAGGCCAGTGGGAAACCTTCAAGACCACGGCATCCGATCGCAAGGTCTCGATCACCCAGGCCCTCGCCCAGGCCGTACAGCTCTGGCTGCAAAAACACCCTGCGCCCACCGTGCAGAGACCAGAGATCCCCCGCCGCATCATCACCTGCAACCAAAAAGGCGGCGTCGGGAAGACCGCTGTCGCCGCAGGCACCGGCGAGGCCATGGCGGAAGACTCGAACGCTCTCTACCCGGTGCGCATCTCCAAGCACTTCGCTGCAGCGCTGCTCAAGGAGAGTGCGGGCGATACCAGCGACAGCGGCTCAGACCCGCTGGCCATAGAGGACCGGCCCGGCCTCGGCCTGCGTGTCCTGCTCGTGGACTTTGACCCCCAGTGCCATCTCACCCAGCAACTCGGGCACACCCCGCTGCCCATGGACGGTGACAGCCTCACCAAGCACATGGGCGGCGAACCCGCCGGCAAGCTCCGCGACCTGATCGTCCCTATCGAAGGCGACCAGTTCGGCGACCGCCTGCACCTCCTGCCCAGTTGCAACGACGCCTTTCTCCTTGACGTCAAACTCGCCGGCGTCCGGGCACGTGAAGCCGCTCTCGAACGAGCCCTCGCACCGATCGAAGCCGACTTCGACGTCATCATCGTCGACTGCCCGCCCAGCCTGGGCCTGAGCATGGACGCCGCCGTCTACTACGGCCGCCGCCGCGAGAACGAACCTCCCGGCTCCTCCGGCGCCCTCGTCGTCGTCCAGGCCGAAGACAGCTCAGCCGACGCCTACACCCTCCTGACCACCCAGATCGAAGACCTCGGAACAGACCTCAGCCTGGACATCGACTACCTCGGCATCGTCGTCAACCACTACGACGCACGCCGCGGCTACATCGCCACCTCCTCCCTCGAAGCCTGGATGGACATAAGGGACCCCCGAGTCGTCGGCGTCATCGGCGACCTCAAGGAACAGAAAGAAGCTGTCCGCGTGAAACGCCCCCTCCTCGCCTACTCCCCCAAGTGCGATCAGGCGGTAGGCATGCGCGCCCTGGCACGGGAGATCTCATGA
- a CDS encoding ParB/RepB/Spo0J family partition protein — translation MSSKASKLGASASFGQARPVSARRAAISAATGARTEGVPDPTELPVGQISQNPDNPRDHLRDLEDITQSIKELGVINAITVASIDAYLQERPDRADDLDEGAKYVVVDGHRRLEGSRRAGKDTIKVMVDDARVATDEALLEAAFVANFHRDDMTDLEQAHVLDSLVKFYGSQTKASQRLGLPQATISSKLSLLKLSPDLQAELASGERQVEHVRNLGKLSPAEQRAAADTRAAEAKRRAEQKRNSQKAATPAATPGSTPKQKTDDYHAVITQDAGQTTTEASAEGATTQTPAKTATGTTSAPVPAQPADRGRDSTDRSEGQDAVQMVPWRDVPAVAKLIHARMTDDERRELVALLQA, via the coding sequence ATGAGCAGCAAGGCATCGAAACTCGGAGCGAGCGCCTCCTTCGGCCAGGCCCGGCCCGTCAGCGCCCGGAGGGCCGCGATCAGCGCCGCCACCGGAGCACGCACCGAAGGCGTACCCGACCCCACAGAGCTGCCCGTCGGGCAGATCAGCCAGAACCCCGACAACCCCCGCGACCATCTGCGCGATCTCGAGGACATCACGCAGAGCATCAAGGAACTCGGCGTCATCAACGCCATCACCGTCGCCAGCATCGACGCCTACCTACAGGAACGCCCCGACCGCGCCGACGACTTGGACGAAGGCGCCAAGTACGTCGTCGTGGACGGCCACCGTCGCCTCGAAGGCTCACGCCGCGCAGGCAAGGACACCATCAAAGTGATGGTCGACGACGCCCGCGTGGCAACCGATGAGGCCCTCCTCGAGGCCGCGTTCGTCGCCAACTTCCACCGCGACGACATGACCGACCTCGAGCAGGCCCACGTCCTGGATTCGCTGGTCAAGTTCTACGGCAGCCAGACCAAAGCCTCGCAACGGCTCGGCCTCCCCCAGGCCACCATCTCCTCCAAGCTGTCACTGCTCAAGCTCTCCCCCGACCTCCAGGCCGAACTGGCCAGCGGAGAGCGGCAAGTCGAACACGTCCGGAACCTTGGCAAGCTCAGCCCCGCCGAACAGCGGGCTGCCGCGGACACCCGAGCGGCAGAAGCCAAGCGGCGAGCAGAGCAGAAGCGAAACAGCCAGAAGGCGGCAACTCCAGCCGCAACCCCCGGCTCTACCCCAAAGCAGAAGACTGACGACTATCACGCCGTGATAACTCAGGACGCAGGTCAGACGACCACAGAGGCATCGGCGGAGGGAGCGACCACCCAGACGCCGGCCAAGACGGCGACTGGTACAACGTCTGCCCCCGTGCCGGCGCAGCCCGCCGATCGGGGAAGGGACTCCACGGATCGGAGCGAGGGGCAAGACGCTGTCCAGATGGTGCCATGGCGTGATGTACCTGCGGTCGCCAAGCTCATCCACGCTCGTATGACGGATGACGAACGTCGTGAGTTGGTCGCCCTGCTCCAAGCGTGA
- a CDS encoding MFS transporter: protein MLAAFTFNTAENLPIGLLELISASLRVSVSAVGLLVTGYAVAVALASLPLVHVTRAVPRRHVLTGLLTALVVSSLIASLAPSYWLLLMARLLTALAQALFWAVMGPVAVGLFAPEVRGRVVGALSVAGSLALVLGVPAGTWLGRQSDWQVPVAMLAALGLVSLVTIAVLLPTSPPEEEPAAYATSPDVRRFATVLTAGTLSATGAFTGYTYIVKFLGDVSGFSSSTVSVLLVVFGVACLAGVSITGALLDRFPQSALPTAIATQAVGMLGLHAVGTHPVAAVTFMVLMGGALGPVFMVTQNEMLHCAPGRTDIALAANSGAYNAGIAAGAAIGALVLPLADVRGVFLAGGLLTVGACAVLLGSRLLPVSPLQHSRGQSSIDDLR, encoded by the coding sequence ATGCTCGCCGCCTTCACCTTCAACACAGCCGAGAACCTGCCGATCGGCCTGCTGGAGCTCATCTCCGCAAGCCTTCGGGTGTCAGTGTCAGCGGTCGGTCTCCTGGTCACCGGCTACGCCGTGGCGGTGGCACTCGCGTCTCTGCCGCTCGTCCACGTCACGCGGGCCGTGCCCCGACGCCATGTGCTCACAGGGCTACTGACCGCGCTTGTCGTGTCCAGTCTGATCGCGAGCCTGGCCCCCTCCTACTGGCTTTTGCTCATGGCGCGGCTGCTGACCGCGCTCGCCCAGGCGCTGTTCTGGGCCGTAATGGGGCCGGTCGCGGTGGGCCTGTTCGCGCCCGAGGTCCGCGGGCGTGTGGTCGGTGCGCTGTCCGTCGCAGGTTCTCTCGCCCTCGTGCTCGGTGTTCCCGCCGGGACCTGGCTGGGCCGACAGAGCGACTGGCAGGTGCCCGTCGCCATGCTGGCGGCTCTGGGACTCGTCTCTCTGGTGACGATCGCCGTTCTGCTGCCGACCTCGCCTCCGGAAGAAGAACCCGCCGCCTACGCAACCAGTCCCGACGTCCGGCGGTTCGCGACCGTGCTGACGGCCGGGACCCTGTCCGCCACCGGGGCCTTCACCGGATACACGTACATCGTGAAGTTCCTGGGCGACGTGAGCGGATTCTCCTCGAGCACGGTCAGCGTCCTGCTCGTGGTTTTCGGTGTCGCCTGCCTGGCCGGGGTGAGCATCACCGGAGCGCTGCTGGACCGCTTCCCACAGTCCGCGCTACCCACGGCCATAGCCACGCAGGCGGTAGGCATGCTCGGCCTGCACGCAGTCGGCACTCATCCGGTCGCAGCGGTGACGTTCATGGTCCTCATGGGCGGAGCGCTCGGACCGGTGTTCATGGTCACCCAGAACGAGATGCTGCACTGCGCGCCGGGCCGCACGGATATCGCCCTCGCGGCGAACTCAGGCGCCTACAACGCCGGCATCGCGGCCGGCGCCGCAATCGGGGCACTGGTCCTGCCACTCGCCGACGTGCGAGGGGTCTTCCTCGCCGGCGGGCTGCTGACCGTCGGGGCCTGCGCAGTACTACTCGGCAGTCGGCTGCTACCTGTGAGCCCGCTTCAACACTCCCGCGGCCAGTCCTCCATTGACGACCTGCGTTGA
- a CDS encoding DUF6233 domain-containing protein translates to MSVEEEWRSKAGPWARATMPDGQELDVVVTVRHRSRDGRWWYECEAILPARHEGADGTTKTMGAPTPISVESERIAKIPGEDYSLVPTDGAIAGRQWVIERLHQYTEDAPSRRLHRRDCWQVRNEHTLIPTREAAESQAHPDIAICDVCRPDKALPR, encoded by the coding sequence GTGAGCGTTGAGGAGGAGTGGCGGTCGAAGGCCGGACCGTGGGCCAGGGCGACGATGCCGGACGGTCAGGAGCTGGATGTCGTGGTCACTGTCCGCCATCGCTCGAGGGACGGCCGCTGGTGGTATGAGTGCGAGGCCATCCTCCCGGCGCGGCACGAAGGGGCTGATGGCACCACGAAGACGATGGGAGCCCCGACCCCGATCAGCGTCGAGTCTGAGCGGATCGCCAAAATCCCGGGCGAGGACTACTCGCTCGTGCCGACGGACGGGGCGATCGCGGGTCGCCAGTGGGTGATCGAGCGGCTCCACCAGTACACCGAGGATGCCCCCTCCCGCCGCCTTCACCGCCGCGACTGCTGGCAGGTCCGCAACGAGCACACACTCATTCCCACCCGCGAAGCGGCCGAGAGTCAGGCCCATCCGGACATCGCGATATGCGACGTCTGCCGCCCGGACAAGGCGCTGCCACGCTAA
- a CDS encoding RNA polymerase sigma factor, with amino-acid sequence MTANGDLFEDDSPSLGEPLTLPLEFEAHYITNQEAYHQYALAYLKTFEAAEQAVHRAFIEILRNWNTLLAESNLQQQTWAIMRRVVISQALLDTQARLASGDHPVHKALAKLPPKQFDAIVLRGWMNKSAEEIAWYMGITTSTVDYHCRKARERLAQALGRTSRTKKTGRTTRKTKNQGE; translated from the coding sequence GTGACCGCAAACGGCGACCTGTTCGAGGATGACAGCCCGTCGCTCGGGGAACCCCTCACGCTCCCCTTGGAGTTCGAGGCGCACTACATCACCAACCAGGAGGCGTATCACCAGTACGCGCTGGCCTACCTGAAGACTTTTGAGGCCGCCGAGCAAGCGGTGCACCGGGCCTTCATCGAGATCCTGCGGAACTGGAACACCCTGCTGGCGGAGAGCAACCTCCAGCAGCAGACCTGGGCCATCATGCGCCGGGTCGTCATATCCCAGGCCCTGCTCGACACGCAGGCCAGGCTCGCCAGCGGCGACCACCCGGTCCACAAGGCACTCGCCAAGCTGCCGCCCAAGCAGTTCGACGCCATCGTGCTGCGGGGGTGGATGAACAAGAGCGCCGAGGAGATCGCCTGGTACATGGGCATCACCACCAGCACCGTGGACTACCACTGCCGCAAGGCCCGCGAGCGCCTGGCCCAGGCGCTGGGCAGGACCAGCCGGACGAAGAAGACCGGCAGGACCACGCGCAAGACCAAGAACCAGGGGGAGTAG
- the mobF gene encoding MobF family relaxase has product MISVAKVQPGNAWRYYLRGVAVGDGRRPARKPLKAAQKEVGLPPGVWMGRGLPALGLTAGETVTQRQMELLFGEGRHPDADRMERERLDDGVDPDTARLDTVLGQPIEEIEKRKQTPLLALDFVFRPQASLTVLWALGDDHTRRVIERAHERAIATVLRWLEDEIAETRWSSGRKRAKTPALIVARFRHFDNRDGSPLLHDHCLIFNRVQRPDGAWYALDTRRLYQHVVAAGTLYTLTMTTEVCEELGLATVPREVTPGLRPVMEIAGVGQELIDWSSTRRQQIEDALEGITDQYVKDHGRLPGERARHGLGRWAAQNTRPEKKTPRPLHQLRAWWRASAIRRFGQQLVDGLLRRCRAAGAAIRARVQPLVDTGLAAIDVAAVVYTVRGALARRHVLAEARRHLAETLRGRACPPGLDDYIADQALTRHTRQLTVPRPGRRSPELDQITYTADFRRPARWWIAGTGKPPRAATRYERAQVASLALQNAIRTARAAPAAARDEAHAATASATAHTEDHNHDQAATTPHAVDHPDRPTVLTPAHPAAAHHAHQQAAMPEHLEGRTTDPATWLRTPENLSRLAAFTREADARRRAIADRQRPERPAAADRPTDQQQHHTPRPDQGRGAARDR; this is encoded by the coding sequence ATGATCAGTGTTGCGAAGGTGCAGCCGGGGAATGCGTGGCGGTACTACCTGCGGGGCGTGGCCGTTGGGGATGGTCGCCGTCCGGCCCGCAAGCCGCTCAAGGCCGCTCAGAAGGAAGTTGGTCTCCCGCCCGGGGTGTGGATGGGCCGTGGTCTGCCCGCGCTTGGGCTCACGGCCGGGGAGACGGTGACGCAGCGGCAGATGGAGCTGCTGTTCGGCGAGGGCCGGCATCCGGATGCCGACCGGATGGAGCGTGAGCGCCTGGACGACGGCGTCGACCCCGACACGGCGCGGTTGGATACCGTTCTTGGGCAGCCGATCGAAGAGATCGAGAAGCGGAAGCAGACGCCGCTGCTCGCGCTCGACTTCGTGTTCCGGCCGCAGGCGTCCCTGACCGTGCTGTGGGCGCTGGGTGACGACCACACCCGGCGGGTCATCGAGCGGGCGCACGAGCGGGCCATCGCCACCGTGCTGCGCTGGCTGGAGGATGAGATTGCAGAGACTCGGTGGTCCTCCGGCCGCAAGCGTGCAAAGACACCGGCTCTGATCGTCGCGAGGTTCAGGCACTTCGACAACCGAGACGGCTCTCCGCTACTCCATGACCACTGCCTCATCTTCAACCGGGTGCAGCGCCCCGACGGTGCTTGGTACGCGCTGGACACCCGGCGCCTGTACCAGCACGTCGTGGCGGCCGGGACGCTCTACACCCTCACGATGACGACGGAGGTGTGCGAGGAGCTCGGACTGGCAACCGTGCCCCGCGAGGTCACACCCGGCCTGCGTCCGGTGATGGAAATAGCCGGCGTCGGCCAGGAGCTGATCGACTGGTCCTCCACTCGCCGTCAGCAGATCGAGGACGCCCTGGAGGGCATCACCGACCAGTACGTGAAGGACCATGGACGGCTGCCCGGCGAGCGCGCCCGTCACGGGCTCGGGCGGTGGGCGGCGCAGAACACCCGCCCGGAGAAGAAGACCCCGCGTCCCCTGCACCAGTTGCGCGCGTGGTGGCGCGCGTCCGCGATCCGGCGCTTCGGGCAGCAACTGGTCGACGGACTCCTTCGGCGGTGCCGTGCGGCAGGTGCGGCGATCCGGGCCCGGGTACAGCCGCTGGTGGACACCGGGCTCGCCGCCATCGACGTCGCCGCCGTCGTCTACACCGTCCGCGGTGCGCTCGCCCGACGCCATGTCCTCGCCGAAGCCCGCCGGCACCTCGCCGAGACCCTCCGCGGCCGCGCGTGCCCGCCCGGCCTGGACGACTACATCGCCGACCAGGCCCTGACCCGCCACACACGCCAGCTCACCGTGCCCCGGCCCGGCCGCCGGAGCCCGGAACTGGATCAGATCACCTACACCGCCGACTTCCGCCGCCCCGCCCGCTGGTGGATCGCCGGTACGGGTAAGCCGCCGCGGGCGGCGACCAGATACGAGCGGGCCCAGGTCGCCAGCCTCGCCCTGCAGAACGCAATCCGCACCGCCCGCGCCGCCCCCGCCGCAGCGCGGGACGAAGCCCACGCCGCGACCGCTTCAGCCACCGCGCACACCGAGGACCACAACCACGACCAGGCGGCGACCACACCGCACGCCGTCGACCACCCGGACCGGCCCACCGTCCTCACCCCCGCGCATCCGGCCGCCGCCCACCACGCCCACCAGCAGGCCGCGATGCCGGAGCACCTGGAGGGCCGGACGACGGACCCCGCGACGTGGCTGCGCACGCCGGAGAACCTCAGCCGGCTCGCCGCCTTCACCCGCGAGGCCGACGCCCGCCGCCGCGCTATCGCCGACCGGCAGCGGCCGGAGCGACCGGCCGCCGCGGACCGTCCCACCGACCAGCAGCAGCACCACACGCCCCGGCCTGACCAGGGCAGGGGAGCGGCCCGTGACCGCTGA